Proteins encoded together in one Calditrichota bacterium window:
- a CDS encoding cyclic nucleotide-binding domain-containing protein yields the protein METKTIDAKNRQQIILELKNCPLFASVSNKDMDFIAECVEYRVYGAGEFLFHESMPRQGIYWIIEGEVEILKGIGDQPVRLTLLGDNTLLGERILLSSEIPHLTSAKTTKETRVIFLPKKYLHQIKQENAQLFEQLARIAGDLLAQRLASVKGLTPLEEKVRVEHDLLGERELPAHVLYGIQTQRAIENFPITGIPISNFPNLIKSLAMVKKAAALANHELGLLEEEKTRAISRACDEIIDGKHHQFFVVDVLQGGAGTSTNMNANEVIANRALEILRHLYGSYDIIHPNNHVNLSQSTNDAYPTAMRIGL from the coding sequence ATGGAAACAAAAACGATTGACGCAAAAAATAGGCAGCAGATAATTTTAGAATTGAAAAATTGTCCTCTATTTGCCTCTGTGTCAAACAAGGACATGGACTTCATCGCCGAATGCGTGGAATATCGCGTTTATGGCGCGGGCGAATTTTTATTTCATGAAAGCATGCCGCGGCAGGGAATTTACTGGATCATTGAAGGGGAAGTAGAAATTTTGAAAGGAATTGGTGACCAGCCGGTTCGGCTAACGCTTTTGGGCGATAATACACTTTTGGGAGAGCGAATTTTGTTGTCGAGCGAAATTCCGCATTTGACATCAGCCAAGACAACGAAAGAGACGCGGGTTATTTTTCTTCCCAAAAAATATCTGCATCAAATCAAACAGGAAAACGCGCAGCTATTTGAACAATTGGCCCGCATTGCGGGAGATTTGCTGGCGCAGCGGCTGGCTTCGGTGAAGGGTCTCACTCCGCTGGAAGAAAAAGTGCGCGTGGAACACGACTTGCTCGGAGAACGGGAACTTCCGGCGCATGTTCTGTACGGTATTCAGACGCAGCGCGCCATAGAAAATTTCCCGATTACGGGTATTCCGATCAGTAATTTTCCTAATTTAATCAAATCGCTGGCAATGGTCAAAAAAGCGGCGGCGCTGGCAAATCATGAACTGGGACTTCTTGAAGAAGAAAAAACTCGCGCCATTTCCCGGGCTTGTGATGAAATCATCGATGGCAAACATCATCAATTTTTCGTCGTTGATGTTCTCCAAGGCGGCGCCGGAACAAGCACTAATATGAACGCCAACGAGGTCATCGCCAATCGGGCGCTGGAAATTTTGCGACATCTGTACGGCTCGTACGACATCATCCATCCCAACAATCACGTGAATTTGAGCCAGAGCACCAACGATGCCTATCCCACTGCCATGCGCATCGGACTTTT